One window of the Actinomyces procaprae genome contains the following:
- a CDS encoding LD-carboxypeptidase, protein MSQLVSPGKAKEGDKIAVLSPSLAVPAIGPAVHQQALERLHAITGLVPVEFPTTRRLGAGARERADDLNAAFADPSIRAIIATAGGDDEMTVLPLLDVEPVLTDPKPVLGYSDNTNLHQWLWEHGVCSFHGGATQVHLGPGPEVDAVHRASLRAALLTGETLEVTEPGYSEDFGKDWADPQALSEYGTREQTEPWLWDGPSTAASGPGWGGCLEVLVLGLAAGRIHADARDLDGCVLILETSELLPGRELVAGMLRSLGERGVLTAAAAVLLARAPATSFQVSRDAQARAQYRQEQAQSALEVIRHYNTAAPVCAGVPFGHTRPQWILPHGGTLTVDAASRRITASYV, encoded by the coding sequence ATGAGCCAATTGGTCAGCCCTGGTAAGGCCAAGGAGGGCGACAAGATTGCGGTGCTGTCGCCGTCGTTGGCAGTGCCCGCCATCGGTCCCGCTGTTCACCAACAGGCGCTGGAGCGACTCCACGCCATAACCGGTCTGGTGCCGGTGGAGTTCCCCACGACCCGCCGTCTCGGAGCCGGCGCGCGCGAGCGCGCCGACGACCTGAACGCCGCCTTCGCCGATCCGAGCATTCGCGCGATCATCGCCACCGCGGGCGGTGACGATGAGATGACGGTCCTGCCACTCCTTGATGTCGAGCCCGTCCTGACAGACCCCAAGCCGGTGCTCGGCTACTCGGACAACACCAACCTGCACCAATGGCTGTGGGAGCACGGCGTGTGCAGCTTCCACGGCGGCGCCACCCAGGTTCACCTAGGACCCGGGCCCGAGGTCGACGCCGTTCATCGGGCCTCGCTGCGTGCGGCACTGCTGACGGGTGAGACTCTGGAAGTCACCGAGCCGGGATACTCGGAGGACTTCGGCAAGGACTGGGCCGATCCGCAAGCGCTGAGCGAATACGGGACCCGCGAGCAGACGGAACCTTGGCTGTGGGACGGGCCTTCCACCGCAGCCAGCGGGCCCGGCTGGGGCGGATGCTTGGAGGTGCTGGTACTCGGCCTCGCCGCAGGGCGCATCCATGCCGACGCCAGAGACCTCGATGGCTGCGTTCTGATACTGGAAACCTCCGAGTTGCTTCCCGGCCGGGAACTGGTGGCGGGCATGCTGCGCTCTCTGGGAGAACGCGGGGTACTCACGGCCGCGGCCGCAGTACTGCTGGCCCGGGCGCCCGCAACCAGTTTCCAGGTCTCGCGTGACGCCCAGGCGCGTGCGCAATACCGGCAGGAGCAGGCCCAGAGTGCGCTTGAGGTCATCCGGCACTACAACACGGCGGCACCGGTATGCGCAGGAGTCCCCTTCGGTCATACTCGCCCCCAGTGGATCCTCCCCCACGGAGGCACGCTCACCGTCGATGCCGCCTCCCGGCGGATTACCGCCTCATACGTCTGA
- the ettA gene encoding energy-dependent translational throttle protein EttA translates to MAEFIYQMIKARKAHGDKVILDDVTMAFLPGAKIGMVGPNGAGKSSILKIMAGIDQPSNGEARLSPGYSVGILLQEPPLNEEKTVLGNVEEGVAEIKGKLDRFNEISAAMADPDADFDSLMAEMGTLQDQLDAANAWDLDSQLEQAMDALRCPPPDAEVKHLSGGERRRVALCKLLLEAPDLLLLDEPTNHLDAESVLWLEQHLKAYKGAVIAVTHDRYFLDHVAEWIAEVDRGHLYPYEGNYSTYLETKEKRLEVQGKKDAKLAKRLKDELEWVRSSARGRQAKSKARLARYEEMAAEAERTRKLDFEEIQIPPGPRLGNQVLEATNLRKGFDGRTLIDNLSFTLPRNGIVGIVGPNGVGKTTLFKTIVGLEPLDGGELKIGKTVKLSYVDQTRAGIDPNKTLWEVVSDGLDYIQVGQVEMPSRAYVASFGFKGADQQKPAGVLSGGERNRLNLALTLKQGGNLILLDEPTNDLDVETLSSLENALLNFAGCSVVITHDRWFLDRVATHILAWEGTEENPASWYWFEGNFASYEENKVQRLGADAARPHRVTYRKLTRD, encoded by the coding sequence GTGGCTGAATTCATCTACCAGATGATCAAGGCGCGCAAGGCGCACGGTGACAAGGTCATCCTGGATGACGTCACCATGGCTTTCCTCCCGGGAGCCAAGATCGGCATGGTCGGCCCCAACGGCGCCGGCAAGTCCTCGATCCTGAAGATCATGGCGGGCATCGACCAGCCCTCCAACGGCGAGGCCCGGCTGTCCCCGGGCTACAGCGTCGGCATCCTGCTGCAGGAGCCGCCGCTGAACGAGGAGAAGACCGTGCTCGGCAACGTCGAGGAGGGCGTGGCCGAGATCAAGGGCAAGCTCGACCGGTTCAATGAGATCTCCGCCGCCATGGCTGATCCGGACGCCGACTTCGACTCCCTGATGGCCGAGATGGGCACCCTGCAGGACCAGCTCGACGCCGCCAATGCCTGGGACCTGGACTCGCAGCTGGAGCAGGCCATGGACGCGCTGCGCTGCCCGCCGCCGGACGCCGAGGTCAAGCACCTCTCTGGTGGCGAGCGTCGCCGCGTGGCCCTGTGCAAGCTGCTGCTGGAGGCCCCCGACCTGCTGCTCCTGGACGAGCCCACCAACCACCTCGACGCCGAGTCCGTCCTCTGGCTCGAGCAGCACCTGAAGGCATACAAGGGTGCCGTCATCGCCGTCACCCACGACCGCTACTTCCTTGACCACGTGGCCGAGTGGATCGCCGAGGTCGACCGCGGTCACCTGTACCCCTATGAGGGTAACTACTCCACGTATCTGGAGACCAAGGAGAAGCGCCTGGAGGTCCAGGGCAAGAAGGATGCCAAGCTGGCCAAGCGGCTGAAGGATGAGCTGGAGTGGGTGCGCTCCTCGGCGCGCGGCCGTCAGGCGAAGTCCAAGGCGCGCCTGGCCCGCTATGAGGAGATGGCCGCGGAGGCCGAGCGCACCCGCAAGCTTGACTTTGAGGAGATCCAGATCCCGCCGGGCCCCCGTCTGGGCAACCAGGTCCTGGAGGCCACCAACCTCAGGAAGGGCTTCGACGGGCGCACCCTGATCGACAACCTGTCCTTCACGCTGCCGCGCAACGGCATCGTGGGCATCGTGGGCCCGAATGGGGTCGGCAAGACCACCCTGTTCAAGACGATTGTGGGCCTGGAGCCGCTCGACGGCGGTGAGCTCAAGATCGGTAAGACGGTCAAGCTGTCCTACGTGGACCAGACCCGCGCCGGCATCGACCCGAACAAGACCCTGTGGGAGGTGGTCTCCGACGGGCTGGACTACATTCAGGTCGGCCAGGTGGAGATGCCCTCCCGTGCATACGTGGCCTCCTTCGGCTTCAAGGGGGCCGACCAGCAGAAGCCGGCCGGTGTGCTGTCCGGTGGTGAGCGCAACCGCTTGAACCTGGCGCTGACCCTGAAGCAGGGGGGCAACCTGATTCTGCTGGACGAGCCCACCAACGACCTCGACGTCGAGACGCTGTCCTCGCTGGAGAATGCGCTGCTGAACTTTGCGGGCTGCTCGGTGGTAATCACCCACGACCGCTGGTTCCTGGACCGTGTGGCCACGCACATCCTGGCCTGGGAGGGCACCGAGGAGAACCCGGCCTCGTGGTACTGGTTCGAGGGGAACTTCGCCTCCTACGAGGAGAACAAGGTTCAGCGCCTGGGCGCCGACGCCGCCCGTCCCCACCGCGTCACCTATAGGAAGCTCACGCGCGACTGA
- a CDS encoding glycosyltransferase, which yields MLVRAARAAGPEDGQTLLLGIGLVTVVLALVLALASASAIYLDLKTLTSLADSAAAAAADAVEEDSYFGGSVTDSGPGALSAASVRAAAAADLAMQPVDLTGVQIREASSPDGVTAVVTLTAYSQPPFLPWGVIPASGFTITATGSARATTGL from the coding sequence TTGCTCGTTCGGGCGGCCCGGGCGGCGGGCCCGGAGGACGGGCAGACACTGCTGCTGGGAATCGGGCTGGTGACCGTCGTCCTGGCACTGGTCCTGGCTTTGGCCTCCGCCAGCGCCATCTACCTGGACTTGAAGACTCTCACCTCGCTGGCAGACTCTGCTGCCGCTGCGGCGGCCGATGCCGTAGAGGAGGACTCCTACTTCGGCGGCTCCGTCACAGACTCCGGGCCCGGTGCGCTGTCTGCCGCGAGCGTGCGTGCGGCCGCCGCAGCTGACCTGGCGATGCAGCCAGTGGACTTGACAGGAGTGCAGATCAGGGAGGCCAGCAGCCCGGACGGTGTTACCGCCGTGGTTACGCTGACGGCCTACTCGCAGCCTCCCTTCCTGCCCTGGGGGGTGATTCCCGCATCGGGGTTCACCATCACCGCCACCGGTAGTGCCCGCGCCACCACCGGGTTGTGA
- a CDS encoding peptidase T4: MSSRARRGHGAWARGRRVGQCPPQWRLSGRARESALRGRDPEAGNAPVEFIGWTVVLVVPVLYLIVALAQVQAASFAVASAADAASRILEIEEGDTALAHARTAVGLALSDQGVDADPATALTVACTDAACGTAVVRVQAGVDLPLLGSAGVGRGLVIMDAARSVTLARAGDQT, translated from the coding sequence GTGAGCAGCCGGGCCAGGCGCGGGCACGGTGCGTGGGCCCGCGGGCGGCGCGTAGGGCAGTGCCCGCCGCAGTGGCGCCTGTCGGGGCGCGCGCGCGAATCGGCGCTGCGCGGCCGCGACCCGGAGGCGGGAAACGCCCCGGTGGAGTTCATCGGCTGGACCGTTGTGCTGGTGGTGCCGGTGCTGTACCTGATCGTTGCCCTCGCCCAGGTCCAGGCCGCGTCCTTCGCCGTCGCCTCGGCCGCGGACGCCGCCAGCCGCATCCTGGAGATCGAGGAGGGGGACACGGCCCTCGCCCATGCCCGCACCGCCGTGGGCCTCGCCCTGTCCGACCAGGGGGTCGACGCCGACCCCGCCACCGCCTTGACCGTCGCCTGCACAGACGCGGCGTGCGGCACGGCCGTGGTGCGGGTCCAGGCGGGGGTGGACCTGCCGCTGCTGGGATCGGCGGGGGTGGGGCGCGGCCTTGTCATCATGGATGCGGCCCGCTCCGTCACGCTCGCCCGAGCAGGGGACCAGACATGA
- a CDS encoding Ig-like domain-containing protein produces the protein MRSRAASRLLAVLALGALALAMIAPTAFHTTASAAEGNCTATTETPNISLLKDDEPVSADNTAVAWEMLKLEFDLALEDGHCAGQTYEISTPAELRFDTGTTWNLDTEDGATAATMTYVIDEGAESGRLVITLTDYVESHQDVTLTGWVDTRLTSEVTPSTTETLTFNTNGKVTTVEVPVGECVGNCTEMPRAAGKYGSASAADDNGTRSGSVTIQTPTITEEMAAGRRLPHGGLDRHPDLRGPGLHLRRLRLLLHRP, from the coding sequence ATGCGCTCCCGCGCAGCTTCACGACTTCTTGCTGTGCTTGCCCTGGGAGCACTGGCCCTGGCGATGATCGCCCCCACGGCGTTCCACACCACGGCAAGTGCTGCCGAAGGCAATTGCACAGCCACTACTGAGACCCCGAACATCTCACTGCTCAAGGACGACGAGCCGGTGTCTGCCGACAACACCGCCGTCGCCTGGGAAATGCTGAAACTAGAGTTCGACCTCGCCCTCGAAGACGGCCACTGCGCCGGCCAGACTTACGAGATCAGCACCCCGGCCGAGCTTCGCTTCGACACCGGCACCACCTGGAACCTCGACACCGAGGACGGCGCCACTGCGGCGACGATGACCTACGTGATTGACGAGGGCGCCGAGAGCGGTCGCCTGGTGATCACGCTGACCGACTACGTCGAGTCCCACCAGGACGTCACGCTCACCGGCTGGGTCGACACCCGTCTGACCAGCGAGGTCACGCCGTCCACCACCGAGACCCTCACCTTCAACACCAACGGCAAGGTCACCACCGTGGAGGTGCCCGTGGGTGAGTGCGTCGGAAACTGCACCGAGATGCCGCGCGCGGCCGGCAAGTACGGTTCCGCCTCCGCCGCGGACGACAACGGCACCCGCTCGGGCAGCGTCACCATCCAGACGCCGACCATCACCGAGGAGATGGCCGCCGGGCGCCGCCTCCCTCACGGTGGATTGGACCGACACCCTGACCTCCGCGGGCCAGGCCTTCACCTGCGACGCCTCCGCCTACTCCTACACCGGCCGTAA
- a CDS encoding CPBP family intramembrane glutamic endopeptidase: MSAHEITGAGVKTEAGPEARASRPGPGGATARVAIAIAVMLLSATVPTLVMAIPGVQALLDGKVFGRSSAGLLVVCLAVLVIMSLATACAYQCTRLLITRLDHARLSDLAVRPSPRALAWCLGMIAVAFAVMPMAGAVSEALGIPRAEPAMPGDTWWSAILFQVALGFFLQGIPEELVWRGWLFRSLGSTRTAAAVSVLAFTAVHLISQGGQEGWGERFIYLAMPFGFGAAAMAARWVSGSTWAAVGAHGGFHLSGLLAVSTGVPVDEPTTWVVVGSMWLVAGAIVLLLHKARAGRMYGAVEARGAQASSGPDDL; this comes from the coding sequence ATGAGCGCTCACGAGATCACCGGGGCAGGGGTCAAAACCGAGGCGGGGCCGGAGGCGCGAGCGAGTCGGCCGGGCCCGGGCGGCGCCACGGCGCGGGTGGCGATCGCCATCGCGGTCATGCTGCTGAGTGCCACGGTGCCGACGCTCGTCATGGCCATACCGGGAGTGCAGGCACTGCTTGACGGAAAGGTCTTCGGCCGGAGCAGCGCAGGGTTGCTGGTGGTTTGTCTGGCGGTGCTCGTGATCATGTCCTTGGCGACGGCGTGCGCCTACCAGTGCACCCGGCTGCTGATCACTCGCCTGGACCACGCGCGTCTCTCCGATCTGGCAGTGCGCCCGAGTCCGCGCGCACTGGCCTGGTGCCTGGGCATGATCGCCGTCGCCTTCGCGGTCATGCCGATGGCCGGAGCCGTGAGTGAAGCGCTCGGCATCCCCCGAGCGGAGCCCGCCATGCCGGGTGACACGTGGTGGTCCGCGATCCTGTTTCAGGTCGCCCTGGGGTTCTTCCTGCAGGGGATCCCCGAAGAATTGGTGTGGCGTGGTTGGTTGTTCCGCTCACTCGGCTCCACCCGGACGGCGGCGGCTGTATCGGTCCTCGCCTTCACCGCCGTGCACTTGATCTCCCAGGGCGGTCAGGAGGGCTGGGGCGAGCGCTTCATCTACCTGGCCATGCCCTTCGGCTTTGGTGCGGCGGCGATGGCGGCCCGCTGGGTGTCGGGCTCAACCTGGGCGGCCGTAGGCGCGCACGGCGGATTTCACCTGTCTGGTCTTTTGGCGGTGAGCACCGGCGTCCCCGTTGACGAGCCAACCACGTGGGTGGTGGTCGGCAGCATGTGGCTGGTGGCAGGGGCGATCGTGCTGCTACTTCACAAGGCTCGCGCCGGTCGCATGTACGGTGCGGTTGAGGCCCGAGGGGCGCAGGCGAGCAGCGGGCCGGACGATCTGTGA
- a CDS encoding type II toxin-antitoxin system RelE family toxin yields MRYEIEVRPAALKALRRIDKRDQRRIQGAIALLATDPYPPGCRPLKGRPAWRARVGDYRIIYTIDDGRLVVVVVTPEHRRDVYR; encoded by the coding sequence GTGCGATACGAGATTGAGGTGCGCCCCGCGGCGCTCAAAGCTCTGCGGCGCATCGACAAGCGGGACCAGCGCCGGATCCAGGGGGCGATAGCTTTGCTCGCCACCGACCCGTATCCTCCCGGATGCCGCCCCCTCAAAGGCCGCCCCGCCTGGCGGGCACGCGTGGGCGACTACCGCATCATCTACACGATCGACGACGGCCGACTCGTCGTCGTTGTGGTCACGCCCGAACACCGCCGCGACGTGTACCGCTGA
- a CDS encoding acyl-CoA thioesterase, protein MTQPYPVPPASTEPLGSVTRILALEEVSGEGNGGDSFTGSSLPQISGRIYGGQVVAQGLLAAAATMVDDGDGPRQPHSVHAYFMRGGRPGQPLRFDVERMHDGRSFSQRRTTASQGGVPILTMVSSFQEQQEGIDVQLDAPDVPRPEELVSALEIFRSIDHPVAKFLGRTTAFDIRHVEGNIYLRPGRRIEGRQHLWVRSRGAIPPTATQTVHRALLTYMCDQVMLEPALRSQGLSWRSEGMSLATLDHAQWFHRDVDASDWTLFVQDSPTSQGGRSMARAEVFDSQGRLVSTIAQEGMIRTPTASAHGSGDWAIRVAEGDDGGPIPAPAS, encoded by the coding sequence TTGACACAGCCATACCCCGTTCCCCCCGCCAGCACCGAGCCACTTGGATCCGTCACACGGATCCTCGCCCTGGAGGAGGTGTCCGGCGAGGGGAACGGGGGTGACTCATTCACCGGCTCCTCGCTGCCGCAGATCTCCGGAAGGATCTACGGCGGGCAAGTCGTCGCCCAGGGCCTGCTGGCCGCGGCCGCAACCATGGTCGACGACGGCGACGGGCCCCGCCAACCACACTCCGTGCACGCCTACTTCATGCGCGGCGGCAGGCCGGGGCAGCCTTTGCGCTTCGACGTCGAGCGGATGCACGACGGACGCTCCTTCTCCCAGCGACGCACCACCGCATCTCAGGGCGGAGTGCCGATCCTGACCATGGTCTCCTCATTCCAGGAGCAGCAGGAGGGCATCGACGTCCAGCTGGACGCCCCTGACGTACCGCGCCCCGAGGAGCTGGTCAGCGCCCTGGAGATCTTCCGCTCCATCGACCATCCGGTGGCTAAGTTCCTAGGGCGCACGACCGCATTCGATATCCGGCATGTGGAGGGCAACATCTACCTGCGTCCGGGCAGGCGGATAGAGGGCAGGCAGCACCTGTGGGTGCGCTCACGGGGCGCCATCCCGCCAACCGCAACGCAGACGGTGCACCGCGCCCTGCTGACCTACATGTGCGACCAGGTCATGCTCGAGCCGGCGCTTCGCAGCCAGGGGCTGTCGTGGCGCAGCGAGGGCATGAGCCTGGCGACCCTGGACCACGCCCAGTGGTTCCATCGGGACGTGGACGCGAGCGACTGGACGCTGTTCGTCCAGGACTCCCCCACTTCCCAGGGCGGGCGCTCCATGGCCCGCGCGGAGGTGTTCGACTCCCAGGGCCGGCTGGTCTCAACAATCGCCCAGGAGGGCATGATCCGGACTCCCACCGCCAGCGCGCACGGCAGCGGCGACTGGGCGATACGCGTCGCCGAGGGAGACGACGGCGGACCGATTCCGGCGCCCGCCTCCTGA
- a CDS encoding TadE/TadG family type IV pilus assembly protein, which produces MPSERTIRPSCCGRRGRGPLRDLIARREGGEHGAAVVDFVLVGILVIGVSVALLQLALGLHVRNVLTDAAGEGARRAALVGGTTAEADARVRALADASLADGYVEAVTVTRTAVGGLSIVQVDVTAPLPVLGLLGPGGMLHVTGHAVDEAALVDVDGGEP; this is translated from the coding sequence GCTGCTGCGGGCGGCGCGGGCGCGGACCGCTTCGTGATCTGATTGCCCGCCGGGAGGGCGGCGAGCACGGGGCGGCAGTCGTCGACTTCGTGCTCGTCGGCATCCTGGTCATTGGCGTATCGGTGGCGCTGCTCCAGCTCGCCCTCGGCCTGCACGTGCGCAATGTGCTAACCGACGCCGCTGGGGAGGGGGCGCGCCGCGCCGCCCTCGTAGGGGGCACCACCGCGGAGGCGGACGCGCGCGTGCGTGCCCTGGCCGACGCGTCGCTCGCAGACGGCTACGTGGAGGCGGTCACTGTCACCCGCACCGCCGTCGGCGGGCTGTCCATCGTGCAGGTGGACGTCACCGCGCCGCTGCCGGTGCTGGGCCTACTGGGTCCCGGCGGAATGCTGCACGTGACCGGGCACGCCGTTGACGAGGCCGCCCTGGTCGATGTGGATGGAGGTGAGCCGTGA
- the prfB gene encoding peptide chain release factor 2 — translation MATDFPAEIEQLRHTYASVVAVTDPEALRGRIAELSEQAAAPNLWDDPDAAQAVTSALSHAQADLKRVQALGGRIDDLETMVEMAGEESGADAEELLAEAERDLAAVRKDLSDLEIRTLLSGEYDQRDAVVTIRSGAGGVDAADFAEMLLRMYTRWAERHDYPVKILNTSYAEEAGLKSVTFEVHAPYAYGTLSVEGGTHRLVRISPFDNQGRRQTSFAAVEVIPLIESTDHIDIPETDIRVDVFRSSGPGGQSVNTTDSAVRITHLPTGLVVSMQDEKSQIQNRAAAMRVLQSRLLLLKQQEEDAKKKELAGDVKASWGDQMRSYVLNPYQMVKDLRTNYEVGNPDSVFDGDIDAFIDAGIRWRKQQEQAAD, via the coding sequence GTGGCCACAGACTTCCCCGCCGAGATCGAGCAGCTCCGACACACCTACGCCTCCGTCGTCGCCGTGACGGACCCCGAGGCGCTGCGCGGGCGCATCGCCGAGTTGTCCGAGCAGGCCGCCGCCCCCAACCTGTGGGACGACCCCGACGCCGCCCAGGCCGTCACCTCCGCCCTCTCGCACGCACAGGCGGACCTCAAGCGCGTTCAGGCGCTGGGCGGGCGCATCGACGACCTGGAAACCATGGTGGAGATGGCGGGGGAGGAGTCCGGCGCGGATGCCGAAGAACTGCTCGCCGAGGCCGAGCGCGATCTCGCCGCCGTGCGCAAGGATCTGTCCGACCTGGAGATCCGCACCCTGCTGTCAGGCGAGTACGACCAGCGCGACGCCGTGGTCACCATCCGCTCCGGTGCGGGTGGCGTGGACGCCGCCGACTTCGCCGAGATGCTGCTGCGCATGTACACCCGCTGGGCCGAGCGGCACGACTACCCGGTCAAGATCCTCAACACCTCTTACGCCGAGGAGGCCGGGCTGAAGTCCGTCACCTTCGAGGTGCACGCACCGTACGCCTACGGCACGCTCAGCGTGGAGGGTGGCACCCACCGCCTGGTGCGCATCAGCCCCTTCGACAACCAGGGCCGCCGCCAGACCTCCTTCGCGGCCGTCGAGGTCATCCCGCTGATCGAGTCCACCGACCACATCGACATTCCCGAGACGGACATCCGAGTCGACGTCTTCCGCTCCTCCGGCCCCGGCGGCCAGAGCGTCAACACCACCGACTCGGCCGTGCGCATCACCCACCTGCCCACCGGGTTGGTGGTGTCCATGCAGGATGAGAAGTCCCAGATCCAGAACCGCGCCGCCGCCATGCGCGTGCTCCAGTCCCGCCTGCTGCTGCTCAAGCAGCAGGAGGAGGACGCCAAGAAGAAGGAGCTCGCCGGCGACGTCAAGGCCTCCTGGGGTGACCAGATGCGCTCCTACGTGCTCAACCCCTACCAGATGGTCAAGGACCTGCGCACCAATTACGAGGTCGGCAACCCCGACTCCGTGTTCGACGGCGACATCGACGCCTTCATCGACGCCGGCATCCGCTGGCGCAAGCAGCAGGAGCAGGCGGCCGACTGA